The stretch of DNA ACGTACCTCCACGGGGGCCGAGCGGTCCCCGCGACTATTGTGTAATCAGACCACTGAGGGCGGTAAAAAGCTTGCGTACCTTTGGCATACACCGCCGGACGGTGTGGATGTTCACACGAAACGTCGGGCGAGCGAGACGAACACCGACCGGGGTTTCAAGGGGTGGGATATTCCGTATCGGGAGCTATGTCGTCCGCCGGCGACGTGGGGACAGACCCGCCAGTGGTGGCAGGTCGCGAGCCTCGGCGCTGGGCGGCCACGCCGCGGTCTCGCTCGCGACACGACACCACCGGGACGGCGACAACGCAAACGATGACCCGGATAATCGACGGCAACGAGATCGCGGACGAGATCAGAGCGGACGTGAAGGCGTCGGTCGAGACGCTGACGGACGCGGGGGTACAGCCCGGGCTCGCGACGGTGCTGATGAGCGAGGACGGCGCGAGCGAGACGTACGTCTCGATGAAACAGGAGGCCTGCGAGGAGCTTGGCATCGCGGGCCACCACCACGAGATCGGCCCGGACGAACCGGCCGACGCGCTGTTCGACCGGATCGACGAACTGAACGCCGACCCGTCCGTCCACGGCATCCTCGTCCAGATGCCGGTGCCCAGTCACGTCGACAAGGCGACCGTCCTCGAACGGATCGACCCGGAGAAGGACGTCGACGGCTTCCACCCGGAGAACGTCGGCCGCCTCGTCGCCGGGAACGCCCGCTACAAGCCCTGTACGCCCCACGGCGTCCAGAAGATCCTCGCCGCCGAGGGGATCGACACGGAGGGGAAAGACGCCGTCGTCGTCGGCCGGTCGGACATCGTCGGCAAGCCGATGGCGAACCTCCTCATCCAGTACGGCGACGGCGGCAACGCGACGACGACGGTGTGTCACTCCCGGACCGAGGACCTGGCCGAGAAGACCCGCCAGGCGGACATCCTCGTGGCCGCCGCCGGCGTCCCCGAGATGATCGACGGCGAGATGGTCAAGGAGGGCGCGACCGTGATCGACGTGGGCGTCAACCGGGTGGACGCGGACACCGAGAAGGGGTACGAACTCGTCGGCGACGTCGAGTTCGACAGCGCCAAGGAGAAGGCCAGTGCCATCACGCCGGTGCCGGGCGGCGTCGGCCCGCTCACCATCGCGATGCTGATGTACAACACCGTCAAGGCGGCGAGCGTCCAGTCCGGCGTCGCCGTCGACCTGCCCTGAGACGGAGCGTCGTGGCGATTTCCCGGGACGCGCCGATCCCGCGCTCCGGAACTGATCCACGATGACCCGTCTGAGCGGTCAGGACACCTCGACCTCGCCGCACTCGGGACAGAGGACGGCCGCCTCGTCCGACGGGCCGGGCGACTCCTCGACGACGTCGTGCCCCTCCGCACACTCCTGGTGCAGGAAGACGGCGTGGTCGGCGTGGCCGTCGAGGACGATGTGGCCGGTCTCGCCGTCGAAGACTAAGCCGTGACAGAAGTAGCACTCTCCGCTCATAGGGGCGAGACGGCGGCGCGCGTCAAAATAGTTCGTGTCGAGAGAGCGATACCAGATCGCCGGACCGTCGGTCGCGTCGGGGTTCGGCGGCCGAACTAAGACCGTCGGCCCGGTAGGGTCGGTATGGAGTACAACTACACCGGGGACGCACACCGGCGACTGTTCGAGTCCTACGCGGCCGACGAGGAGCCGTTCCCGACCCAGTCACCGATGGAGTTCCCCCACCGGGAACACGGTCGCGAGGAGGTCGACATCCTGCGACGGGTGTTCTTCCCGACCTGCTGGAACGCCGCCGCGCTGGTCCGGGACGAACTCGCGGTGCTGGACCGGCTCGACGATCTCGGCGGCCTGTTCTACGCCGGGATCCGACCCTACGCCGACGGGGACCCCTCGGAGACGGTCGCGACCATCCTCGACCAGTTGCCGGAGATCCGGGCGACGCTGAAGCGGGACGTGGAGGCGGCCTACAAGGGCGACCCCGCCGCCAAGACCTACCTGGAGATCGTCCGCTCGTACCCCGGCTTCCTGGCGATCCTGGTCCAGCGCGTGGCCCACGCGCTCTACGAGGCCGACGCGGGCGAGTACGCCCGCGAGCTGACCGAGTACGCCAAGACACAGACCGGCATCGACATCCACCCCGGGGCGGAGATCGGCGACTACTTCTTCGTCGACCACGGCACCGGCGTCGTCATCGGCGAGACGGCGACGGTCGGCGACTGGGTCCGCATCTACCAGGACGTGACGCTGGGGGCGCTGCACTTCGAGGAGGACGAGGGCGACGAGCACGCGCTCAAGAAGGGGTACAAGCGCCACCCCGACATCGGCGACCACGTCGTCATCGGGGCCGGGACGAAGGTGCTGGGTGCCATCACCGTCGGCGACCACGTCAGCATCGGGGCCAACTCCTGGGTCACGGAGGACGTCCCGGACGACACGCAGGTGTACGTCAGCGAGCACCCGACACAGGAACGGAAGCGCAACGACCGGTAGTCAGTCGGACGGGAACCCCTGGACCCAGTCGCAGGCGGGACAGATGCCGGCACCGGCCCGCTCGTCCAGTTCCGTGCCACACGTCGGGCAGTCCGTCGGTCGGGCGACGCTCGATCCGGGGCCACCGGTCGCGGGACGTGAGAAGCGTACCATCGTGTGACCGAGAACGGCCACGCTCCGGTTAAAACGTCACGCCGATCTGTCCGCGGTATTAAACGGGGGTCGGGAGACGCCCGTCGGGAGCCGCCGCCGTCGCCGACCCCGATTCGGCGGCCCGACTTAAACCCGCTCAGCAGTCCCGACGTGACTTTATCCGACAGTCCTGCATCGGTCCACCCGGACCCGCGTCCCAGTGAGCGGGTGACCGCGTTCCGGACCGATCGCACGCGTACGATCGCACCGACGAACCGGGAGAGCGGTCACCCGGTGTCGTAGTCCATAACGGGTCCCACCTGGCATTCCGTGGTGTCGTGCCCCACCACGCACCACTTCGTGTGCCGCCCGTCGTCGATCGGCGAGCGACAGCGCCGTCCGATCCGAGGGCCGCGTGAGCGTCCCCGATCCGGCACGAGGCCCGTCCCGGCACCGGAACACAACTGGTTCGCGCTCCGACAGACTGTGCCAGCGTCGCTGGCCGTGAGCAACCACTAAACCCCGCGCTCCCGACGTACGGAGCAGGCACGCGGTAGGCTCCGGTTTCCGCCGCCGACGCCGGGCGAGGCGGGAGTAAGCCCCCTGTTCGCCGGCCGGCGAGGCCGCTCTCACCCGATGATTTAAGCCGGTGACACACCGTTTGTTTAAGACACGGTAGCAAATGACATCCATCATCGCAGCGGACGGAACGACGATACGGATCTCGGGGACGGGGCCGCCGTCGGACCTCCTCGCCGTCGCCAGGGAGTCGGACGTGCGGGCCGTCGCGGTCGGATCGACCGGGGTGCCGGCGCTCGAACCACTCGTGACGGTGACAAACGGCGGCGAGACCGCCGTCCACACCGACTGCTCGACCGCCGAGCTCGACACCGTCGTCGCGAGCGTCTCCGGCGGGTCGGACATCCGGGCGGCGGAGCCGGACGCCGTCGTCGAACACGACCCCGGGACGGCGACGCTCCCGCCCGTCGACCTCCCGGGTCTCGACGTCGGCCGCCGGCGCGTCCTCGGGGCCGCCGGCTGGCGTCGGCCGACCGACGCCGCCGACCACGAGGCCGCCGGCGGGTTCGACGCGCCGGAGACGACGGCGGTGCTGGACGCCGGGGCGGACCTCCGGGGCCGCGGCTGGGGGGACCTCTGCCAGGACGAGCCGCTCGCGCCGACCTGGGAGACCACCCGCGACGCCGACGGCGACCCCACAGTCGTCGTGAACGCCCACGGCAACCCCACCGACGCGCTCCTCCTGGCCAGCGCCCCCTTCGACGTACTGGAGGGCGCGACCGCCGCCGCCGAGGCCGTCGGGGCCGACGGCGTCATCGTCTACGCCTCGACCGCCGACGAACGGGCCGTCGAGACCGTCCGGGCGGCCGCCGCGAACTACCCGGACCCGCCGGTCGCGATCGACGTCGTCACCGGCCCCGCCGAGCACCGCGCCGCCGAGCCGACGATGGCCCTGGAGGCCATCGAGGGCAACCACCGGCTCGAAGCGCGCATCCGACCGCCCGGGCCCGAGTCCGTCGGCCTCCACGGCCAGCCCACGCTCGTCCACACGCCCCGGACGCTCGCCAACCTCGCGGTCGCGCTCCGCGAGGGCGAGGCGGACACCCGGACGGTGACCGTCGAGGGCGACGTGGCCGCGCCGGCGACGGTCGAACTGGCGGCGTCGGACACGCTGTCGACCGCGGTCGACGCCGTCGACGTCGACGGCGAGTTCAAGGCCGCCTGCGTCGGCGGCCGCTTCGGCGGACTGACCGCCGACCTCGATGTCGCGGTCGGCCCGGCGGCGCTCTCGGCGGCCGACCTGGGCACCGAGGGGGTCGTCCAGGTGCTGGCCGACGACCGCTGTGTCCTGGAGTTCGTCGGCCAGCGCACGCAGTTCGCCGCCGACGAGAACTGCGGCCGGTGTGTCCCCTGCCGCGAGGGGACCACCCAGCTCGCCGAGCTGTTGCGGGACATCTACGACGGCACGTACGCCCCCGCGGACATCCGGGAGCTGGTCCGGGTGATGGACGGGTCGAGCATCTGCGCGTTCGGCGTCGAGGCCGGCCGCCCCGCCCGGACCGCCGTCGCGGAGTTCGAAGCGGAGCTACAGGCCCACGCGGACGGGGACTGTCCGACCGACAGCTGCCCCCAGCCAGCAGAGGTGACATGACATGAGTTCAGAGCACGCACACGAGGACGCGCCACCACTGACCGAGGAGATCGCACCGGGCACCGCCGCCGACCCCGCCGTCGGCGGCACCGAGCGGGCGACCGTCACCGTCGACGGGACGCCCGTCACCGTCGAGGCGGGGGCGACCCTGCTCGACGCCGTCGAGGCCGTCGACACCGACGAGTACGTCCCGGCGCTGTGTAGCTACGACCGCCAGGAGATCGGCCCCCGCAGCGAGTGCCGCACCTGTATGGTCGAGACCGAGGCCGAGGGCATCGTCCCGGCCTGCAGCCACCCCGCCGAGGACGGGATGAGCGTCAGCACCGACGCCGAGGCCGCCGCCCAGGCCCGCGACGTCAACCTCGACCTGGTGCTGTCGAACCACAACCTCCGCTGTACCACCTGCGGGAAGAACGGCCGCTGCGAGCTCCAGGACGCCTCCATCGAACAGGAGGTCGAGGAGCCACGCTACGGCGTGCTCGACGAGCGCGACGAGTACGAACCGCTCGACGACACCTCCTCGTTCATCCAGATCGACCGCAACAAGTGCATCCTGTGCAATCGGTGTGTCGAGGCCTGCAACGACGTCCAGGTCGAGGGCGTCCTCCGGATGGAGGGGTCGGGCCAGGACACCCGCATCGGCTTCCAGAGCGACGCCGAGACGATGGAGGACTCGACGTGTGTCTCCTGTGGCCACTGCGCGACCGTCTGTCCGACCGGCTCGCTCGTCGAGAAGGGGATCGAGGACGCGACGACCATCCCCATCCCGGGGTTCACCCAGAAGAACAGCGTCGGCAAGGCCATCGAGAGCAGCGGCGAGACGAAGGGCCCGATGACCCCGAAGAAACGCGACACCGACCGGCGCGAGGACCCCGACGCGGCCGCGTCGACGCCCAACGCGCCAAGCGCCGACGACGTGGCGACGGACGGCTGGGCCGGCTTCGAGGGGGGTGAGTGGCCGTGAGCGACGAGTTAGACGGCGTCGCCGGCTACATGCAGCAGGCCAAACAGCAGGCCCTCGAGAACGTCGAACACGTCGCCGAGGGGGTCGCCGCCGACACCCTCTCGGAGGGCAAGCTGTTCGAGATCGCCCAGTCCATCGGCGACAAGCGCCTCGAAGAGCTGAACGTCGCCGACACGACCTGTGGCTACTGTGCCGTCGGCTGCCGGTTCGACCTCTACTCGGACGGCGAAGAGATCCTCGCGGCCCGGCCGACCGAGGCGGAGGACGCCCCGGTCAACGGCATCTCCACCTGCGTCAAGGGGAAGTTCGGCTACGACTTCGTCAACTCAGACGACCGCCTCACCTCGCCGCTGGTGCGTGACGAACACGGCCAGTTCCGCGAGGCCACCTGGGACGAGGCCCTCGCTCGCGTGGCGGAGGGACTGGGCGACATCAAAGAGGAACACGGCGGCGAGGCGCTGTCGCTGATCGCCTCCTCGAAGGCGACCAACGAGGAGAACTACCTGATGGGCAAGTTCGCCCGCCAGGTGCTCGGGACCAACAGCGTCGACAACTGCAACCGCCTCTGTCACTCCTCGACGGTCGCCGGCCTCGCGAAGACCTACGGCTACGGCGCGGCCTCGATCAAGACCGACGACCTCGAACTGGCCGACTGCATCCTGCTGACCGGCTCGAACACGACCGAGGCCCACCCGGTGCTGGCGACCCGCATCAAGCAGAACGTCCGCGACGGCGCGGACCTGCTGGTGTTCGACCCCCGCGAGATCCAGATCGCCGAGTACGCCGACCAGTACAGCCAGGTCAAGCCCGGCTACGACGCCGTCTGGATCAACGGCATCACCCGCTACATCATCAACAACGACCTCTACGACGAGGAGTTCGTCGCCGAGCGGACCACGGGCTTCGAGGACGTGAGAGAGGCCGTCCAGGAGTTCACGCCCGAGCGCGTCGAGGAGGTCACGGGCGTCCCCCACGAGGAGATCGCCTCGGCCGCCGAGACGATCGCCGCCGCCGACAGCACCGTCTTCGGCTGGACGCTCGGCCTGACCGAGCACTCCCACGGCACGGAGAACGTGATGGCGATGGCGAACCTCGCCGCGGTGACCGGCAACCTCGGCAAGCCCGGCGCGGGCGTCTCCCCGTTCCGCGGCCAGAACAACGTCCAGGGCGGGGGCGGCGACATGGGCCCGCTCCCGGACAACTTCCCCGGCTACCAGGACATCGCCGACGACGAGATCCGCGCGAAGTTCGAAGACGCCTGGGACTGTGACATCTCCGAGGAGTACGGCTACTACACCACCCAGATGTTCCTCGCCGCCGACGACGACGACATCCGCGGGATGTACATCATCGGCGAGAACGCCGCCCTCTCGGAACCCGGCGTCAACCACGCCGAGGACGTGCTGGAGGACCTGGAGTTCCTCGTCGTGCAGGACCTCTTCGTCAACGAGACCGCACAGTACGCCGACGTGGTACTGCCGGCGTGCTCGTTCGTCGAGAAGACCGGCACCTTCACCAACACCGACCGGACCGTCCAGATGGTCAAGCAGGTGATGGAGCCCAAGGGCGACTCCCGGCCCGACTGGGAGATCCTCCAGGACCTCGCCAACCGGATGGGGCGGGACTGGGACTACGACGACACCGCCGAGATCATGCGGGAGGTCAACTCCCTGACGCCGCTGTACGGCGGCGTCACCCACGAGCGCGTCGAGGCCAACGGCGGCCTGCAGTGGCCCTGCTGGGACGAGGACCACCCCGGGACCGAACGGCTCTACACGGAGGAGTTCAACACCGAGAACGGGAAGGCGAACCTCCAGGGCATCGGCTACAGCGAACCCGCCGAGACGCCCGACGACGAGTACCCCTACACGCTGACCACGGGTCGGGTCCTCTACCAGTACCACACGGGGACGATGACCCACCGCGAGGAGGGCATCATGAAGTACACGCCCAGCGACTTCGTGGAGATCCACCCCGAGACCGCCGAGTCGCTCGGCGTCGAGAGCGGCGACCTCGTCACGCTGGAATCCCGGCGGGGCGAGATCGTCGTGCCGGCACAGGTGACCGACCGCGTGGGGCCGGACAACGTCTTCGTGCCGATCCACTTCGCCGAGAGCGCGGTCAACCGCCTGACCGACGAGGAGCACCTCGACCCGGCGGCGGCGACGCCGGAGTTCAAGGTCTCGGCGGTCAGCCTGCGGGCGGCCGGGCCGGGGGCCGAACCGACCGTGACGCCGGCCGAGACCACGATGGGGGACGACTGAGATGGCGGAACCGCAGCGGTCCTACCCGACGACGGCGACGAACGCCGAGCACGAGGACGCCACCGACCGCGAGGGGCGGGCCGCCCTCGAGGAGGCCCTGTCCGAGCGGGGCGACGAGCTCGCGGCGCTGGTCCGGAGCAGCGACGAGCTCGACGACGTACTCACCACCGCGATCCTCGTCGCCGCCAGCGCCGACGAGGACGAACTCGAACACGTCACCGACTCGGCGGCGAACCTCGTCGAGGCCGCCGACGGGCTCTCGACGGAGGGGGCCGCGGAGCTGGCGACCCAGCTGGGGGAAGACGCGGACGACCTCTCGGAGTCGCTGGCGACGGTGGTCGCCCTCCAGCGGGAGGGCCACGTCGACGACCTGGCGACGGTGGCGACGGCGTTCACGGAGTCGCTGTCCCCCGAGGAGGTCGAGGAGCTGGCGACGATGCTGGAAGAGAACGGGAGCGACCTGGTCGACGCGCTGGACGTGGTGCTGGAACTCCAGCGGAGCGGCGACCTCGCGGCGCTGGTCGAGACCGCACAGACCCTCTCGGCGCTGGAGCTGGACGAGGATGCCGTCGAGGGAATGAACAGCTTCGTCGGGGCCATCGGGGAGGCCCAGCGGGAGTCCGAGCCGGTCGGACTGCTGGGTGCGCTCTCGGCGCTGCGGACGAGGGACGCGCGGGCGGGGCTGGGCTACCTCGTCACGCTGCTGAAGGCACAGGGCCGCCGCCTGCGGAACCGGTAGGTGGTCCGACCGTGAGCGACGGGCCGGCCACGGTCTGTCCGCTGTGTGGGGTGGGCTGTCGCCTCGAACCGGGCGAGGGCTCCCGCGCACGCGGCGTCGCCGGTCCCGCCAACCCGGAGGGCCGGCTCTGCGGGCAGGGGGTCGGTGCCTTCGACGTGGGCGAGGAGCGGCTGACCGAGCCGCTGGTCCGCCGCGACGGGACGCTCGAACCGGTCGACTGGTCGACGGCGCTGGACCGCGCCGCCGACGCGCTGGGCGGCGTCCGCGAGACCTCGGGGCCGGACGCGCTGGCGTTTCTGGGCGCGCCCCACTGTACCACCGAGGAGAACTACCTCCTCCAGAAGCTCGCCCGCGTCCTCGGCACCAACAACGTCGACAACCGTTCGCGGCTCTGTCACTCCTCGACCGCACGCACGCTCTCGGAACGGCTGGGCTGGCCGGCGACGACGAACGGCCTCGGCGACCTCGGCGAGGCGGACGTGATCGTCGTCGCGGGCGCGAACCCCGCCGAGCGCCAGCCGGTCGCGTTCAACAGTTTCGTCAGACCGGCGGTCGCCGACGGCACGACGCTGGTCCACGTCGATCCGGTCGGCAACCGGACGACCCGGCTGGCCGACCACCACGTCGCCCCGCGACCCGGCCGGGACGCGACGGTGTTCGACCTGCTGAGCGCGCGACTGTTGGCCGACGGCGGCGTCGACCGGTCGTTCGTCGCCGACCGGACCCGGGGGTTCGACCGGTTCCGCGAGTCGCTGGCGGACCTCGACCGAGCGGCGGCGACCGCGGCCGCCGGCGTCGACGAGGACACGCTGGCCGCGGTCGCGGACGACCTCGCCGCGGCCGACCGCGTCGCGGCGATGGTCGGGACCGGCGTCGAGGGCGGTGCGGCCGACACGCCGGCGGCGCTGCTTGACCTCCTCCTGGCGACCGGGAGCGTCGGCCGCCCCGGCACCGGCCTGTTCGTGCTCCGCGGGCTCGCGAACGAGCAGGGGGCGGCCGACGCGGGCTGTGTCCCCGACTGCCTTCCAGGGTACCAAGAGGTGACGGACCCCGACGCCCGCGAGCGGGTCGCAGCGGAGTGGGGGGTGTCGCCGCCCGCGACCCCCGGGATGGACGCGCGGGAGCTGCTCGCGGCGTTCGGCGGGGACGTCCGGGGCGCGCTCGTCGTCGGCGAGAACCCCGCCGTCTCGAAGCGCGACCGCGAGTGGCTGGGGGAGCGACTGGCCGCGCTGGACTCGCTCGTCGTCGTCGACGTGATGCCGACCGGGACCACCGAGCACGCCGACGTGGTCCTCCCGGCGGCGGCCGGCGTCGAGAAGGCGGGGACGCTCACGAACCTCGAACGCCGCGTCCAGCGGTTCCCTCGTGCGAGGGAGCCGCCCGGGGACGCCCGGCCGGACCTCGCGGTCCTCTCGGACCTTGGGGGCCGGCTGGCCGGCGACGCGTTCGACTACGACGGGCCGGCCGAGGTTTTCGACGAGTTGACGCGTGTCGCGCCGACCCACGCGGGCGTCGACTACGCCGACCTCGACGCCGGCGGCCGCCAGTGGCCCTTCGACGCCGACGGCGTGCTCTACCGGACGACGTTCGCGACGGCCGACGGGCGCGCGCCGTTCGGGACGGCCCGCCCGGTACCGGACCGCGAGACGCGGGACGGCCTCCACCTCGTCACGGGCGGCCGGGCGAGCGAGTTCGCCGACGACGCGGCGGCCGCGGTGGTCAGACTGGCCCCCGACGACGCGGCCCGGCGCGGCATCGAGACGGGCGACGACGTGGTGGTCGGCGACGGCGAGACGACGCTCTCGGTGACGGCGCGAGTCGACGAGGACACCCGGCCGGGGACGGTGTATCTCCCCGCGACGGTCGCCGATCCGCTGCTCCGCTCGGGCGGTTCGACGGTCCGCGTCCGGTCGCCCACGGTCCCGTCCGAGACCGGGTGACAGGCGATCGAGTGGCCGACTCGGGACACGCTCCCGCGGTCGGGGCAGCGCCGAGGCCGTGTCTCACGCTCGCGTCACCGGACCGAAACCGCGTCGGTCTCGCCAGTGTCCGAAGTCGGGAACCGAGAGAATCGGTGTCGTCGGCCTCGCCTCACGACCGCACGCGGGCGAGGTGGTCGGCAGTCGTCACGGGGGTCGTCACTCGTTGTAGCTGTCGGGGATCAGCACGACGCCGTGGAGGTCGAAGAGGTCCTCGACGACCGCCTCGATGCGGTCGAGGTTCGGGGGCAGCGCGACCGCGGGGAGGTAGAACTTCTCGGTCGGCTCGTCGCGCGTCTCGTTTATGACTGTCTCGTTCATCTCACCCGGACGTTGCCTCCCCAAGCGCATACGTGGATGGGGGGATAATTCCACGTATTTATGTCGGCAAAATATGCATAAACGTTCGTTATACTCCCGATCGGGATCGATCGGTGGGGCGGGGTATCCCCGTCTCGACCGCCGCCCGGTCGTGTGTCGTCCGCCGAGAGCGTCGGCTCCGGGCCGTCTCTCGGGACTCGGTGCAGTGACTGTCCCACGCCACCACTTATCACTGTACACTGGGAATATGCAACATATTTTTATTCGACTGCCGGCATACGTCGAGACAGCAGACGAGCCGTGAGCCGAACACCGGCCTGCAGGCCGCCGCGACGCGTCGGTCCCGGTCGATCGGCCGGGATCTCCGTGGCAGCGCCACCGCTCGCCCCGCACCGCGGGGGTTCGACCACCGGACGGGGCAGTTTCGACCTCGTCGGACACCGCGGGGCCGACGGCGCGTGCAGGCAGGTCGCTGTCGTCGGACGACCCACATCACCCACCAAGAGCTATGGAACGCGAACCGACACGCCGAGACGAGGTCACCGGTAGTGCAGTCGAGCTGACGGTCCGCAACGTCGGCGGTATCGCGAGCGCCGACCTCGCCATCTCGGACGGCGTGACGCTGCTGTCCGGGCGCAACGCGTCGAACAAGTCGTCGCTGCTACGCGCGCTTGCCGGCGTGCTCGGCGGCCCGGTCCCACCCGTGAAGAACGACGCCGACAGCGGAGCCGTCCGACTGACCGTCGACGGCACGGAGTACGCCCTCGATCTCGAACGCCGCGACGGGGCGACCGTCGCGACCCGGTCGGACGTCTACTCGTCCCGTGACGACCCGTGTGAGCTGTTCGTCGCGCTCACCGAGACGAACCCGATCCGGCAGGCGATCCTCGCCGGCGACGACCTCTACGACCTGCTGATGCGACCGGTGGACACGGCCGCGATACGGAGCGAGATCCGCCGCCTGCGCGAGCGCAAGGCGGACCTCGACGACCGCCTCGAGGAACTGGACGCGATGGAGAGCCGGCTGCCCGAGCTCCGGACCCGCCGGGAGACGCTCCGGGAGCGCAAGGAGCGGATCGAGGCGGACCTCCGGGCGAAGCGCAACGAGATCGAGGAGCGGGAGGGCGACGCCGGCGACGTCGCCGACGACCTCCAGGCGAAACGCGAGGAGCGCAACGACACCAGAGCCCGGATCAGGACCCAGGAGGACGCGATCGAGTCGCTGTCGGCGGAACTGGACGACGTCACCGCGGAACTGTCGTCGGTGGAGCCGACCGCGACCGACGACGGCTCGATCGAGGACGTCTCGGCCGAACTCGACCGGCTCCACCGCCGGAAACAGGAACTCACCTCCACCATCAACGCTCTCAGCCCCATCGTCGAGATGAACTCGAAGCTGCTGGACGGCGACCTCCCCGACGCGATGACCGACGACGACGTGGTTCCGAAACTCGACCCCGACGCCCGACACGTCACCTGCTGGACCTGCGGGAGCACCGTCGAGGAGGCGGCGATCGCCGAACAGATCGGGGCCATCGAGGACCTCGTCAGGGAGAAGCGGGACCAGCGGGACACCATCACCAGCCGAATCCAGGCGCTGACCGAGCGCCGCCGCGAACTCGAGGACCGGGCCGAGCGCGTCCGGCAGCTCCGGGAGCGACGCGACGACGTCGAGTCGGAGCTCGAACAGCGTCGGGCCGCACTCGACGACCTCCAGACCGACCTGCGCCGCCTGGAGTCCGAGATCGAGACCCTCCAGCGAGACGCCGGGGACGGGGAAGAGGACCGACTGCGCGAACTCTACGACGACGTCAGCGACCTCGAGTAC from Haloarcula litorea encodes:
- a CDS encoding molybdopterin oxidoreductase family protein translates to MSDGPATVCPLCGVGCRLEPGEGSRARGVAGPANPEGRLCGQGVGAFDVGEERLTEPLVRRDGTLEPVDWSTALDRAADALGGVRETSGPDALAFLGAPHCTTEENYLLQKLARVLGTNNVDNRSRLCHSSTARTLSERLGWPATTNGLGDLGEADVIVVAGANPAERQPVAFNSFVRPAVADGTTLVHVDPVGNRTTRLADHHVAPRPGRDATVFDLLSARLLADGGVDRSFVADRTRGFDRFRESLADLDRAAATAAAGVDEDTLAAVADDLAAADRVAAMVGTGVEGGAADTPAALLDLLLATGSVGRPGTGLFVLRGLANEQGAADAGCVPDCLPGYQEVTDPDARERVAAEWGVSPPATPGMDARELLAAFGGDVRGALVVGENPAVSKRDREWLGERLAALDSLVVVDVMPTGTTEHADVVLPAAAGVEKAGTLTNLERRVQRFPRAREPPGDARPDLAVLSDLGGRLAGDAFDYDGPAEVFDELTRVAPTHAGVDYADLDAGGRQWPFDADGVLYRTTFATADGRAPFGTARPVPDRETRDGLHLVTGGRASEFADDAAAAVVRLAPDDAARRGIETGDDVVVGDGETTLSVTARVDEDTRPGTVYLPATVADPLLRSGGSTVRVRSPTVPSETG
- a CDS encoding archaea-specific SMC-related protein yields the protein MEREPTRRDEVTGSAVELTVRNVGGIASADLAISDGVTLLSGRNASNKSSLLRALAGVLGGPVPPVKNDADSGAVRLTVDGTEYALDLERRDGATVATRSDVYSSRDDPCELFVALTETNPIRQAILAGDDLYDLLMRPVDTAAIRSEIRRLRERKADLDDRLEELDAMESRLPELRTRRETLRERKERIEADLRAKRNEIEEREGDAGDVADDLQAKREERNDTRARIRTQEDAIESLSAELDDVTAELSSVEPTATDDGSIEDVSAELDRLHRRKQELTSTINALSPIVEMNSKLLDGDLPDAMTDDDVVPKLDPDARHVTCWTCGSTVEEAAIAEQIGAIEDLVREKRDQRDTITSRIQALTERRRELEDRAERVRQLRERRDDVESELEQRRAALDDLQTDLRRLESEIETLQRDAGDGEEDRLRELYDDVSDLEYERGRVATDLESVEQEVDELESRVATRESVAAERESVAADLRERRERIETVERDLVSTFNEMMQDVLDALEYDAVERIWLERRSEGPGDDATTFELHVVRAADDGAVYDDTVDSLSKSEREVIGLVVALAGYLVHDVGEAVPFLVVDAVEMFDADRIDGLMDLFDEHAEYVVAAVLPEEADELEEAYETVSTRSFAGTP